Part of the Nostoc sp. ATCC 53789 genome, AATTCCAGTACTTCACCAGTTGGAATTAATTTAGTATATTTGTCCTGAAACAGATATAAATACAGACGCTGATGTACTAATTGTTTGTTCCTTATACAAATTCTGGATGAAAATTGCACTCAATCAAAACGCCATATATCCCAATACGCTTGGGTTAAGCGCTATTTGTACAAAATCGTGGGTTTTGAGATGCGATAAATCGCCGTCTCTACAAGTGTTTTGGTCTTATCTGAACTGTATTGCCCTATATTTTACGGCAATCTAGGAATAACTAAGAAGCTTAGATTTCATTAGATAAAAACTTTGTTGTGGATTCTTCTCCACGCCCCTATCTGGGAAAATAGCTTTTTAGTTCCGATGTAGAGGATGAGAACTAGGAAAAGCTTATGAAGCTAGGTTTTTAGGACTTATGTATACACCATATCCTCGCATTACAGAAAAATGGAAGCAAGGTTTTCCATATCCCATGAGAAGTTAGGGTAAGCGAAGGTTAAATAAAAGTAATTTTATAAATAATTGAACAGAACCGTAGTTTATATTTTGCTCGGCTCAACCTAGCATCTACAATATTTTGAGTAATATCAGGCAATATTAGGCGCTGATGGCTCGTTGTTCAGATTCAACTAACTGATTGTGAGATACATCAAATCTGATAGTACTTGCTGCCCAGTCTTTGAAATCTGGTGCTAACCAGACTAGCTTGCGGAGAATTTCATCATTAACCCACAACATCAAGGGAAACCGAAACTGTTTCCGAAACTCATTTCGCATGATGTTAGTACTGATGATTAGTTGGTTAATTTCTACTACGGATTCTAAACCCCGTACCATCAAAGCTTCGGGTTGGGTAGCACCAATCGCACTTGTAATAGCTGTATACAATGTGTCAGCCGCAGGTGAGAGCAAGACTTCGTGGATATCTGTCGATGAAAATTCTGTTAACAGATTCAGCACTTGCTGCTGTCTTTCAACACTGTTACAACAAGCTAATATCAGTGAGAACTCCCCATCAGAAACCATCATCGCCCTTGCCAGCCTCTTAGTGGATGCTGTGCTGCTAACTGTGTCCTTTTCTGAATTACTTAAGCTGATCATTAAAAAATCCTGCTTTTAATTTTAAAAATATCGGAGCAATATTCAGTTATTCTACCCTATGTATTTTTATGTAAAAGTGTTAAGCAGTTAATTTATGATAAGTTTTTCTCTTAAATTAACTCTAATACTACGGATTGCCTAACAAAAGAGGATATTCTGCATGATCTCACACTTACAATTAAGGGATAATGTAAAGGTAGTATTAAAATCACGTAAGCAAAAGATAACGCAAGTAAAAAAAAGATGGGAAAAAATTAACAATTTAATTACACTATATTTTTATAAATTTTGGCATCTACCATTGGTTAAGTAGTTATTTTTTGTATGGAGTTAAAAAAATATTCAGTATTAGTCTAACAACAAATATTCGCAAGTGGGAGAAAATTTAATTCATCCTTTTGATAGAACTGTGGCTCAAAGATTTCTCGTTATTCAGAGGATACGGAATTTTTAGCTTTATTAAGATTGGTTAAGAATACCTGAAATATAACAATTCATGAATTCAGACAAATCTGAAAGGGAAATACAACACGCTGAGTTTATTACGCATCATCAATAACAGGCGATGTCTACGACGAGCTACGCTAACGCACGCCCTTGAGATGAATAAGACTGAGAATCTTCTACCCACCAAATAAACGCCCCCAAAAACCCTTCTTCTTATTTCTATAAATCTCTAAGTTGTTACGAATAAGAGTGTTACTAGGGTTAAGGCGAACAGCTATTTCCAGTTCGGCGATCGCTTCTTCCAACTTCCCTTGATCGTAGAGCGCAATCCCCAGGTTATTGTGAGCGCTTGCAAGGTTAGGGTCAATTCGCAAAGCTATTTGGTAGGCTGCGATCGCTTCTTCCAACTTCCCTTGATCGGACAGCGCAATCCCCAGGTTATTGTGAGCGTTTGCATAGTTAGGGTCAATTAGCAAAGCTCTTTGGTAGGCGGCGATCGCTTCTTCCAACTTCCCTTGATCGGACAGCGCATTCCCCAGGTTATTGTGAGCGTCTGCATCGTTAGGGTCAATTAGCAAAGCTCTTTGGTAGGCGGCGATCGCTTCTTCCAACTTCTCTTGACCGTACAGCGCAATCCCCAGGTTATAGTGAGCGTCTGCATCGTTAGGGTCAATTAGCAAAGCTCTTTGGTAGGCGGCGATCGCTTCTTCCACCTTCCCTTGATCGGACAGCGCAATCCCCAGGTTATTGTGAGCGATTGCATAGTTAGGGTCAATTAGCAAAGCTCTTTGGTAGGCGGCGATCGCTTCTTCCAACTTCTCTTGACCGTACAGCGAATTTCCCAGGTGAATGTGAGCGATTATAGAGTTCGGGTCAAGATAGAGGGCTGCTTTGTACTTGATGGCTCCTTCCTCGAACTTTTTAGCTTCGCGCAAACGATCCGCTTCGTTTATCAAGCTTGTCACTTGATATTGACGTTCTTCCAGTTCTGGTGTTGTTTGTTGTGGGGGTGAGGAATTCGAGTTAGCAACTGATCGCGCCGCCTCTCGAATTCCTTTAACAACCTCCAAGAATGCCTCATCTCGATCGTTCCAGCTTTTTATCGGTTTGCGATTACTTGGCAGTGGGGACAATTGATTAATGGGAGGAGTTTCCCAATCCGTATAGCGTAGCAAGATTGGGATAACACGAGCCTTTTTAGTTGCATTCTGTTCTAAAGCTCGTGTAACTTCAATTGTCCAGTGATAATCAGAATCGATAAAATCAGGGCTAATTAGCAATAAGATCAGCCCAGCCTGGTTTAAATGCCGATCGATTTCGCCTTTGATTTCTTGCCCAGCGACAATTTTGCGATCGTTCCAACTTGTAATAATGTTTTCTCGACGCAAAGACGCTAAATGCTTCTCTAACTCTTGGCGTAGCGTCTCATCTTCCTGGTGGTAAGAAATAAAAACTTCAATAGATTTCATGGAGGATATGGCAGGCTGGCTGGTTTAAAAGACAACTACAATAGTTTTTGCTCGATTTCCTCAAGCTGTCGCTCTAATCTATTTTGTTCTGTTTTGGTATCCTGAATTTGCACTTTTAGCTTCAGCTTTGTAGATACATCCGTTTCAATAGCGTATGCTTTACCCAGCAGTCCCAATTTTTTGCTCATGAGGTCATACTGTTCTTGCACTGAATCCCGTTCTTGCTCCCATCGCCGACGCTGGCGCTCAGTTAATACCCCACTTGTTCCAGAAGGGCTGGAAGTTGCAGGTGTAGTATTTTTAGCAGGAGTTGAGGAAGAAGTGTTTGATTTCGCCATTTCTTCAACTACTCTGCGAATCCCTTGAGCGACATTTAAAAAAGCCTCATCTTGGTCTTGCCAGGTTGTAACAGGTTTAGCATTTTTAGGTAGTGCTTGCAGTTTACCAAAAGGTGCGCTATTCCAGTCGTCAACTGGCTTGAGAATAATGGGAATTACACGAGCTTCCCGCGTTTGGTGTCGCTCCATTGCCCGCTTCATTTCTTTGTCGTAGCAGTAATCTGAAGCCAGAAAGTTAGCACTCACTAGCAGCAGAATGATATCTGCAATATTAAGATTATCATCTATCTCATTAGCCCATTCTCTACCAGCACTGATTTCGCGATCGTGCCAAGCTTCGATAACTCCCTGACGTTTCATCATGCTCAAATGAGTTGCCAATTCGTCACGCAAGGCTTCATCTTTGTGGGAGTAGGAAAAGAATACTTTAACTGCATTAGACATAATTCTTGGTTCAATATCATCAAATTACTGTACATGAATATACAGTTGAACTTTTCAACGATAAAAGCCCAAACAAAGAATTCTGAATAATACCCTGTAATTAAATTCACAGAACCCCGACTTCTTTGAAAAGTCGGGATTCTTATCTCTCACGAATTATTAAGTAGGGCTGATCAAAGCAAATGATTTTGCGATCGCTATTCGCCAATTTTCAAAGCAAATAAAGCGATCGCCAAGCTATATGTATAACTGAGATTACACGATCTAAAATCTCGAATAGTGTTGTAATGCCA contains:
- a CDS encoding toll/interleukin-1 receptor domain-containing protein, which translates into the protein MKSIEVFISYHQEDETLRQELEKHLASLRRENIITSWNDRKIVAGQEIKGEIDRHLNQAGLILLLISPDFIDSDYHWTIEVTRALEQNATKKARVIPILLRYTDWETPPINQLSPLPSNRKPIKSWNDRDEAFLEVVKGIREAARSVANSNSSPPQQTTPELEERQYQVTSLINEADRLREAKKFEEGAIKYKAALYLDPNSIIAHIHLGNSLYGQEKLEEAIAAYQRALLIDPNYAIAHNNLGIALSDQGKVEEAIAAYQRALLIDPNDADAHYNLGIALYGQEKLEEAIAAYQRALLIDPNDADAHNNLGNALSDQGKLEEAIAAYQRALLIDPNYANAHNNLGIALSDQGKLEEAIAAYQIALRIDPNLASAHNNLGIALYDQGKLEEAIAELEIAVRLNPSNTLIRNNLEIYRNKKKGFWGRLFGG
- a CDS encoding toll/interleukin-1 receptor domain-containing protein codes for the protein MSNAVKVFFSYSHKDEALRDELATHLSMMKRQGVIEAWHDREISAGREWANEIDDNLNIADIILLLVSANFLASDYCYDKEMKRAMERHQTREARVIPIILKPVDDWNSAPFGKLQALPKNAKPVTTWQDQDEAFLNVAQGIRRVVEEMAKSNTSSSTPAKNTTPATSSPSGTSGVLTERQRRRWEQERDSVQEQYDLMSKKLGLLGKAYAIETDVSTKLKLKVQIQDTKTEQNRLERQLEEIEQKLL